Sequence from the Candidatus Neomarinimicrobiota bacterium genome:
CGGGCCGGGTGGCCCCCACAATGACGGCCGCCACCTCCTCCCGGCGCAGGCACCAGCGCAGGGCCAGCTGTCCCAGGGTCATGCCGAACTGCTCCGCCAGCGGCCTGATCCGCTCCACGACCGCCAGGTTGGCCTCCGTGAGGTAGGAGATGTCAAAATTCTTGCGGCTCTGGCGGCTGCCCTCCGGGATCTGGCCCGGGCGGTATTTGCCCGTGAGCACTCCCTGTGCCAGCGGGGAGTAGACGATGTTGCCCACCCCGGCCTGCGCGCAGGCGGGGAAGAGGGTCTCTTCCGCCCCGCGGTCCAGGAGACTGTAGGGGGGCTGGCTGGAGCTGAAGGGAGTGCCCCCGCGCCCCTGCGCCGCGGCTTGGGCTGCCTCCAGCTGGGCTGCGGAGAAGTTTGAGCAGCCCAGGTAGAGCACCTTGCCCTGGCGCACCAGCTGATCCAGGGCCGCCATGGTCTCCTCAATGGGGGTGTTGGGGTCCGGCGAGTGCACCTGGTAGAGGTCGATGGCCTCTACGTCCAGGCGTCGCAGGGAGGCTTCGCAGGCGGTGATGATGTGCTTCCGGGAGAGGCCTTCCCCCATGGGGCCGGGCCACAT
This genomic interval carries:
- a CDS encoding aldo/keto reductase; protein product: MNYRHLGRSGLQVSEIALGGWLNVGGWVDEKAAIALIHQAFAAGVNLFDVADVYADGQSEVVLGKALKELPRQQLVVATKCRWRMWPGPMGEGLSRKHIITACEASLRRLDVEAIDLYQVHSPDPNTPIEETMAALDQLVRQGKVLYLGCSNFSAAQLEAAQAAAQGRGGTPFSSSQPPYSLLDRGAEETLFPACAQAGVGNIVYSPLAQGVLTGKYRPGQIPEGSRQSRKNFDISYLTEANLAVVERIRPLAEQFGMTLGQLALRWCLRREEVAAVIVGATRPEQLDENLAAAQKTLDPQQVQAIADALA